A DNA window from Kitasatospora atroaurantiaca contains the following coding sequences:
- a CDS encoding Tex family protein — translation MPVERKIAEELGVREGQVKAAVDLLDGGATVPFIARYRKEATGELDDAQLRSLEERLRYLRELEERRAAVLESIEAQGKLDDTLRAQILAADSKARLEDIYLPYKPKRRTKAQIAREAGLEPLADALLADPGLDPQAAASAYLNESVADQAAALEGARAILVERFGEDADLVGTLRERMWSRGRLVATVREGKEQDGAKFADYFDFSEPYTKLPSHRILAMLRGEKEEALDLELSPYDGTEGDLPGENDYEQRIAARFGIADRGRPADKWLGDTVRWAWRTRILVRLGIDLRTRLRQEAEDEAVRVFAANLRDLLLAAPAGTRATMGLDPGFRTGVKVAVVDATGKVVAHDTIYPHQPANKWDASIATLAALAARHSVDLVAIGNGTASRETDKLAEDLIKRHPELKLTKAMVSEAGASVYSASAYASQELPDLNVSIRGAVSIARRLQDPLAELVKIDPKSIGVGQYQHDLSEVKLSRSLDAVVEDCVNAVGVDVNTASAPLLTRVSGITAGLADNIVAHRDTNGPFRTRRALKDVARLGPKAFEQCAGFLRIPGGDDPLDASSVHPEAYPVVRRILSATGGDLRSLIGNGTALRALRPADFADDTFGIPTVTDILGELDKPGRDPRPAFKTATFKEGVDKIGDLEVGMVLEGVVTNVAAFGAFVDVGVHQDGLVHVSALSKNFVKDPREVVKPGDIVRVRVTSVDVPRKRIGLTLRLDDEVSRPAANGGEGGRDGGVRREGGGRREGGPRPPRQDRRGGGGGGGGGGQAPVGNSAMADALRRAGLTGGGNSGRR, via the coding sequence ATGCCAGTCGAACGCAAAATCGCCGAAGAGCTGGGCGTCCGCGAAGGGCAGGTGAAGGCGGCCGTCGACCTGCTCGACGGCGGCGCGACCGTCCCCTTCATCGCCCGCTACCGCAAGGAAGCCACCGGCGAACTCGACGACGCCCAGCTCCGCAGTCTGGAGGAGCGGCTGCGCTACCTGCGGGAGCTGGAGGAGCGCCGGGCCGCTGTTCTCGAGTCCATCGAGGCCCAGGGCAAGCTGGACGACACCCTGCGCGCCCAGATCCTGGCCGCGGACTCCAAAGCCCGGCTGGAGGACATCTACCTCCCCTACAAGCCCAAGCGGCGTACGAAGGCGCAGATCGCCCGCGAGGCGGGCCTGGAGCCGCTGGCCGATGCCCTGCTCGCCGATCCCGGGCTCGACCCGCAGGCGGCCGCCTCGGCGTACCTGAACGAGTCCGTCGCCGACCAGGCCGCCGCGCTCGAGGGCGCCCGCGCCATCCTGGTCGAGCGCTTCGGTGAGGACGCCGACCTGGTCGGCACCCTGCGCGAGCGGATGTGGTCGCGCGGCCGCCTGGTCGCCACCGTCCGCGAGGGCAAGGAGCAGGACGGCGCCAAGTTCGCCGACTACTTCGACTTCTCCGAGCCGTACACCAAGCTCCCCTCGCACCGCATCCTGGCCATGCTGCGCGGCGAGAAGGAGGAGGCCCTCGACCTCGAGCTCTCCCCGTACGACGGGACCGAGGGAGACCTGCCGGGCGAGAACGACTACGAGCAGCGGATCGCCGCCCGCTTCGGCATCGCCGACCGGGGCCGCCCGGCCGACAAGTGGCTCGGTGACACCGTCCGCTGGGCCTGGCGCACCCGCATCCTGGTCCGGCTCGGCATCGACCTGCGCACCAGGCTGCGCCAGGAGGCCGAGGACGAGGCCGTCCGGGTCTTCGCCGCCAACCTGCGCGACCTGCTGCTCGCCGCCCCCGCCGGCACCCGCGCCACCATGGGCCTCGACCCCGGCTTCCGTACGGGCGTCAAGGTCGCCGTGGTGGACGCGACCGGCAAGGTGGTCGCCCACGACACGATCTACCCGCACCAGCCGGCCAACAAGTGGGACGCCTCGATCGCCACCCTCGCCGCGCTGGCCGCCAGGCACTCCGTCGACCTGGTCGCGATCGGCAACGGCACCGCCTCCCGCGAGACCGACAAGCTGGCCGAGGACCTGATCAAGCGCCACCCCGAGCTGAAGCTCACCAAGGCGATGGTCTCCGAGGCGGGCGCGTCCGTGTACTCCGCCTCCGCGTACGCCTCCCAGGAGCTGCCGGACCTCAACGTCTCGATCCGCGGGGCCGTCTCCATCGCCCGGCGCCTGCAGGACCCGCTGGCCGAGCTGGTCAAGATCGACCCCAAGTCGATCGGTGTCGGCCAGTACCAGCACGACCTCAGCGAGGTGAAGCTCTCCCGCTCGCTGGACGCGGTGGTCGAGGACTGCGTCAACGCGGTCGGCGTGGACGTCAACACCGCGTCGGCGCCCCTGCTCACCCGGGTCTCCGGCATCACCGCCGGACTCGCCGACAACATCGTGGCGCACCGCGACACCAACGGCCCGTTCCGCACCCGCCGCGCGCTCAAGGACGTCGCCCGGCTCGGCCCGAAGGCCTTCGAGCAGTGCGCGGGCTTCCTGCGGATCCCCGGCGGCGACGACCCGCTGGACGCCTCCAGCGTCCACCCGGAGGCGTACCCGGTGGTGCGGCGCATCCTCTCCGCCACCGGCGGGGACCTGCGCTCGCTGATCGGCAACGGCACCGCCCTCCGCGCGTTGCGGCCCGCCGACTTCGCGGACGACACCTTCGGCATCCCCACCGTCACCGACATCCTCGGCGAGCTGGACAAGCCGGGCCGCGACCCGCGTCCCGCCTTCAAGACCGCCACCTTCAAGGAGGGCGTCGACAAGATCGGCGACCTGGAGGTCGGCATGGTGCTGGAGGGCGTGGTGACCAATGTCGCCGCCTTCGGCGCCTTCGTGGACGTGGGCGTGCACCAGGACGGCCTGGTGCACGTCTCGGCGCTGTCCAAGAACTTCGTCAAGGACCCGCGCGAGGTGGTCAAGCCCGGTGACATCGTCCGGGTCCGGGTCACCTCGGTCGACGTGCCGCGCAAGCGCATCGGCCTGACGCTGCGTCTGGACGACGAGGTCTCACGCCCCGCTGCTAACGGTGGCGAGGGCGGGCGGGACGGCGGTGTCCGACGGGAGGGCGGTGGCCGGCGCGAAGGCGGACCGCGTCCGCCGCGCCAGGACCGGCGCGGTGGTGGTGGTGGCGGCGGTGGTGGCGGTCAGGCGCCGGTCGGCAACAGCGCGATGGCCGACGCGCTGCGCCGGGCCGGTCTGACCGGTGGCGGCAACTCCGGTAGGCGCTGA
- a CDS encoding glycosyltransferase family 87 protein gives MVAQAPTPVTQWGIPQAGPFRWTRPTTWPREALALTGYWVASRLVMVGMLRSGKAEQAIEVHRTYFNWYEILRDGTFPVGDVTWQYPPGAALAMLAPGLLPFLTYLQAFAVLMLITDAVTQAALVRVSLRRNGGVHRGRSTAGAWMWALALPLMLGLPYGRYDLPVTALAMASLLLLPSRPRAGGALAGIGAMVKVWPALVVLGAPRGRGSRQAWTAMCASAAALLLVLATLFRGAFDFLTAQQGRGVEIESLGGSVLQVARQLGWPGDVNQHYGSLEFLGPHVHMIASASLLLTATAFGWLMLWRFRARRWSAATPYDAALTAVLLFTVTSRVISPQYLIWLIGLSAVCLTVRGSCQRPVALLLLLAVGVTTIDYPLFFDSLIQGGWKATAVIVVRNGLLLTASFWSAARLWRVTVSPVPALQQAPQVQRGPIRVA, from the coding sequence ATGGTGGCTCAGGCCCCGACCCCGGTCACCCAGTGGGGCATCCCGCAGGCCGGTCCGTTCCGCTGGACCAGGCCCACCACCTGGCCCCGCGAGGCGCTCGCCCTGACGGGCTACTGGGTCGCCAGCCGGCTGGTCATGGTCGGCATGCTCCGCTCCGGCAAGGCCGAGCAGGCCATCGAGGTCCACCGGACGTACTTCAACTGGTACGAGATCCTCCGCGACGGCACCTTCCCGGTCGGGGACGTCACCTGGCAGTACCCGCCCGGTGCCGCGCTGGCCATGCTGGCGCCCGGCCTGCTGCCCTTCCTGACCTACCTGCAGGCCTTCGCCGTCCTGATGCTGATCACCGACGCCGTCACCCAGGCCGCACTGGTCCGGGTCTCGCTGCGGCGCAACGGCGGCGTGCACCGCGGCCGGTCCACCGCCGGGGCCTGGATGTGGGCGCTGGCACTCCCGCTGATGCTCGGCCTCCCGTACGGGCGCTACGACCTGCCGGTCACCGCGCTGGCGATGGCCTCGCTGCTGCTCCTGCCGAGCCGCCCGAGGGCGGGCGGGGCGCTCGCCGGGATCGGCGCGATGGTCAAGGTCTGGCCGGCGCTGGTGGTGCTCGGTGCCCCGCGCGGGCGCGGCAGCCGCCAGGCCTGGACGGCGATGTGCGCCTCGGCGGCCGCGCTGCTGCTGGTCCTGGCCACCCTCTTCCGGGGGGCCTTCGACTTCCTGACCGCCCAGCAGGGCCGCGGTGTGGAGATCGAGTCGCTCGGCGGCAGCGTGCTGCAGGTCGCCCGCCAGCTCGGCTGGCCGGGGGACGTCAACCAGCACTACGGCTCGCTGGAGTTCCTCGGGCCGCACGTCCACATGATCGCCAGCGCCTCGCTGCTGCTCACCGCCACCGCGTTCGGCTGGCTGATGCTGTGGCGGTTCCGCGCGCGGCGGTGGAGCGCGGCCACGCCGTACGACGCGGCGCTGACGGCCGTCCTGTTGTTCACCGTGACCAGCCGGGTGATCAGCCCGCAGTACCTGATCTGGCTGATCGGGCTCTCAGCCGTCTGCCTGACGGTCCGCGGCTCCTGCCAGCGGCCGGTCGCCCTGCTGCTGCTGCTCGCGGTCGGCGTCACCACCATCGACTACCCGCTGTTCTTCGACTCGCTGATCCAGGGCGGCTGGAAGGCCACGGCGGTGATCGTGGTGCGGAACGGGCTGCTGCTGACGGCCTCCTTCTGGTCCGCGGCCCGCCTCTGGCGCGTCACGGTCTCCCCGGTCCCCGCGCTGCAGCAGGCTCCGCAGGTCCAGCGGGGCCCGATCCGCGTCGCCTGA
- a CDS encoding PPOX class F420-dependent oxidoreductase, whose amino-acid sequence MDETLLEQLGAGKYLLLTTYKKDGTGVPTPVWVVRDDRSLGVWTVADSWKVKRIRNRADVLVGPCDVRGKATGEQVTATAEICDAATTAEYRKLLQRKYGLIGRLSLLGSRLRRGTAGTIAIRITLAN is encoded by the coding sequence ATGGATGAGACGCTGCTCGAGCAGCTCGGCGCCGGGAAGTACCTGCTCCTCACCACCTACAAGAAGGACGGGACGGGCGTGCCAACCCCGGTCTGGGTGGTCCGGGACGACCGCTCTCTGGGGGTCTGGACGGTGGCCGACTCCTGGAAGGTCAAGCGGATCCGCAACCGGGCGGACGTCCTGGTCGGGCCCTGCGACGTCCGGGGGAAGGCCACCGGCGAACAGGTCACGGCCACCGCCGAGATCTGCGACGCCGCGACGACCGCCGAGTACCGCAAGCTGCTTCAGCGCAAGTACGGCCTGATCGGGCGGCTGTCCCTGCTCGGCAGCCGCCTGCGGCGCGGTACGGCGGGCACGATCGCGATCCGGATCACCCTGGCGAACTGA
- a CDS encoding MarR family winged helix-turn-helix transcriptional regulator, translated as MTDPDFVAPSIPPLILGLAADLVRTIDAGVRERGFGDVRPAHGFAFARLAPHGASVGELAEHLGVTKQAASQLVEELVRKGYVERQPHPADARARLIVLTDRGWACTRAADAAAADAVRPWAAALGERRLRELRDDLARLAPTGQLRPVW; from the coding sequence ATGACCGACCCCGACTTCGTCGCCCCGAGCATCCCGCCGCTGATCCTCGGCCTGGCGGCCGACCTGGTCCGCACCATCGACGCGGGCGTGCGCGAGCGCGGCTTCGGCGACGTCCGTCCGGCGCACGGCTTCGCCTTCGCGCGGCTGGCCCCGCACGGGGCGAGCGTCGGGGAGCTGGCAGAGCATCTGGGGGTGACCAAGCAGGCGGCGAGCCAGCTGGTCGAGGAGCTGGTCCGCAAGGGCTATGTGGAGCGGCAGCCGCACCCCGCCGACGCCCGCGCCAGGCTGATCGTGCTGACCGATCGCGGTTGGGCCTGCACCCGGGCCGCCGACGCGGCCGCGGCCGACGCCGTCCGCCCGTGGGCGGCCGCGCTCGGCGAGCGGCGGCTGCGGGAGCTGCGCGACGATCTGGCCAGGCTCGCCCCCACGGGGCAGCTGCGGCCCGTCTGGTGA
- a CDS encoding cupin domain-containing protein, whose product MPVVRSGEATVHEIHGARFVSYATPATGSSELCAWRVEIPAGTQGVEHTISREEIVHLLAGTPVVTIDGRPSRLAPGDTVIAPAGAALKIDNPGEETAEAWVTTSTGLQAVLADGSVITPPWAS is encoded by the coding sequence ATGCCCGTCGTCCGGTCCGGCGAAGCCACCGTCCACGAGATCCACGGCGCACGGTTCGTCTCGTACGCCACCCCCGCCACCGGCAGCAGCGAGCTCTGTGCGTGGCGGGTCGAGATCCCCGCCGGTACGCAGGGCGTGGAGCACACCATCAGCCGCGAGGAGATCGTGCATCTGCTGGCGGGCACGCCGGTGGTCACCATCGACGGCCGGCCGAGCCGGCTCGCGCCCGGTGACACCGTGATCGCCCCTGCGGGTGCCGCGCTGAAGATCGACAACCCGGGCGAGGAGACCGCCGAGGCCTGGGTGACCACCAGCACCGGCCTGCAGGCCGTGCTCGCGGACGGATCGGTGATCACCCCGCCCTGGGCGAGCTGA
- a CDS encoding SGNH/GDSL hydrolase family protein has protein sequence MDNTAASTTYRSYVAVGDSFTEGMCDELLPDGQYRGWADRVAAALAAESPGEEFRYANLAVRGKLIGQIHGEQVDRAAAMGADLVTLAGGLNDVLRPGCDIAQVRDLLGRAAGSLLAGGGTVVMFTSTDPTRRLAGSARLLPAILEMKAFVEGLAKDHPNVAVVDLFSAPCFDDRRLWDEDRLHLSPEGHRRVAEAVLEALGRPASFDWRAPLPPAAPRGRTERLRADLRWLRIHLGPWIGRRLTGRSSGDGRPPKRAELLPYEG, from the coding sequence ATGGACAACACTGCCGCTTCCACCACGTACCGCAGCTACGTCGCCGTCGGGGACTCCTTCACCGAGGGCATGTGCGACGAGCTGCTTCCCGACGGCCAGTACCGGGGCTGGGCCGACCGCGTCGCCGCCGCTCTGGCGGCCGAGTCACCGGGGGAGGAGTTCCGGTACGCCAACCTCGCCGTGCGGGGCAAACTCATCGGCCAGATCCACGGCGAGCAGGTGGACCGGGCCGCCGCCATGGGTGCCGACCTGGTCACGCTGGCCGGCGGGCTGAACGACGTGCTGCGGCCCGGCTGCGACATCGCCCAGGTCAGGGACCTGCTGGGCCGGGCGGCCGGCAGCCTGCTGGCGGGCGGTGGCACCGTGGTGATGTTCACCAGTACCGACCCCACCCGGCGGCTGGCGGGCAGCGCCCGGCTGCTCCCCGCCATCCTGGAGATGAAGGCCTTCGTCGAGGGGCTCGCCAAGGACCACCCCAACGTGGCCGTGGTGGACCTCTTCTCCGCGCCGTGCTTCGACGACCGCCGGCTCTGGGACGAGGACCGGCTGCACCTCTCGCCGGAGGGCCACCGCCGGGTGGCCGAAGCGGTCCTGGAGGCCTTGGGCCGCCCCGCATCCTTCGACTGGCGGGCACCGCTGCCCCCGGCCGCCCCACGCGGCCGCACCGAGCGCCTGCGCGCGGACCTGCGGTGGCTGCGGATCCACCTCGGCCCCTGGATCGGCCGCCGCCTGACGGGCAGGTCGTCCGGCGACGGCCGCCCGCCCAAGCGCGCCGAGCTGCTCCCGTACGAGGGCTGA
- the serS gene encoding serine--tRNA ligase gives MLNVTLIREHTELVERALAKRGLQVDLAQFLRLDEEFRRTRTAVENLRAERKQRSAEVARLLRTGQDVTALRVRSTAVGVDLDELETQLAELGTARRNFLDQLPNLPDDDVVAGGKENNEVLRSVGAPPQFAFPAGDHVELAQRLGLIDYERGVKLGGSGHWIYRGNGALLEWALLNFFVQTHLRDGYEFVLPPHLLTYEAGYTAGQFPKFADEVFAIEPAAPGKPGEPAEAGPRRFLLPTSETALVNLHRDETLSEEELPRKYFAYSPCYRKEIGGYRATERGTLRGHQFDKVELFQFVRPDASDAAHEELLAKAEQLVSALGLHYRITRLAAEDTSAAMAKTFDVEVWLPSINAYVEVSSVSNARDYQARRGNIRYRPTGGRPAFVHTLNASGLATSRLLPAILEQHQQPDGTVVVPEVLRPWLGTEVLAP, from the coding sequence ATGTTGAACGTCACCCTCATCCGAGAGCACACCGAGCTCGTCGAGCGCGCCCTGGCCAAGCGAGGGCTCCAGGTGGATCTCGCGCAATTCCTGCGGCTCGACGAAGAGTTCCGCCGCACCCGGACCGCGGTGGAGAACCTGCGGGCCGAGCGGAAGCAGCGCTCCGCCGAGGTCGCCCGGCTTCTGCGCACCGGCCAGGACGTGACCGCTCTGCGCGTGCGGTCGACGGCCGTCGGCGTGGACCTGGACGAGTTGGAGACCCAGCTCGCCGAACTGGGCACCGCCCGGCGGAACTTCCTGGACCAGCTGCCCAACCTTCCCGACGACGACGTGGTGGCCGGCGGTAAGGAGAACAACGAGGTCCTTCGCTCGGTCGGCGCACCACCGCAGTTCGCGTTCCCGGCCGGTGACCACGTCGAACTCGCCCAGCGCCTGGGGCTCATCGACTACGAGCGCGGGGTGAAGCTGGGCGGCAGCGGCCACTGGATCTACCGCGGCAACGGCGCGCTGCTCGAATGGGCGCTGCTCAACTTCTTCGTCCAGACCCATCTGCGCGACGGCTACGAGTTCGTCCTGCCCCCGCACCTGCTGACCTACGAAGCCGGCTACACGGCCGGCCAGTTCCCCAAGTTCGCCGACGAGGTCTTCGCCATCGAGCCCGCAGCGCCGGGGAAGCCCGGAGAGCCGGCCGAGGCCGGACCACGACGGTTCCTGCTGCCCACCTCGGAGACCGCCCTGGTCAACCTCCACCGCGACGAGACCCTGAGCGAGGAGGAGCTGCCGAGGAAGTACTTCGCGTACTCGCCGTGCTACCGCAAGGAGATCGGCGGGTACCGCGCAACCGAGCGCGGAACGCTGCGAGGTCACCAGTTCGACAAGGTCGAGCTGTTCCAGTTCGTACGCCCCGACGCCTCGGACGCCGCGCACGAGGAGCTCCTCGCCAAGGCCGAGCAGCTGGTGTCGGCCCTGGGCCTGCACTACCGGATCACGCGGCTGGCAGCCGAGGACACCAGCGCCGCGATGGCCAAGACCTTCGACGTGGAGGTCTGGCTGCCCAGCATCAACGCCTACGTCGAGGTCAGCTCGGTTTCGAACGCGCGCGACTACCAGGCACGACGCGGGAACATCCGCTACCGCCCCACCGGGGGCCGGCCAGCCTTCGTCCACACGCTCAACGCCTCGGGGCTGGCGACCAGCCGTCTGTTGCCGGCGATCCTCGAGCAACACCAGCAGCCGGACGGGACGGTGGTGGTACCCGAGGTCCTGCGCCCTTGGCTCGGGACGGAGGTGCTGGCGCCCTGA
- a CDS encoding nucleotidyltransferase domain-containing protein → MTDEATSRLLDRFISDLRPVLPLVAVWAHGSLAGGDYQPGRSDLDLIAVLDRPCTAAEEQRLEQVHESLGSTVPLASKLHCSYPVAGEVQDPAQSHLTWAHEELTSRPVTPVTRRELHEFGLVLYGEAPIALLPRVTDRQLAEFVVKDLEGFWRPSLDHPEWWDRDVWVDLGLLTLARATVTMQDGRLITKAEALDVLTQLGAPAEVVDDIRQRRYGAPGPASPQWIARRAELALTFLRLAIEQVVTDGTDVSSPTARPAPGRSRGA, encoded by the coding sequence ATGACGGATGAGGCGACCAGCCGGCTGCTCGACCGGTTCATCAGCGACCTCCGGCCGGTCCTGCCGCTGGTGGCGGTGTGGGCGCACGGTTCGCTCGCCGGAGGCGACTACCAGCCGGGCCGCAGCGACCTCGACCTGATCGCCGTCCTCGACCGGCCGTGCACGGCGGCGGAGGAACAGCGGCTCGAGCAGGTGCACGAGAGCCTGGGAAGCACCGTCCCCCTCGCGTCGAAGCTGCACTGCAGCTACCCCGTTGCCGGGGAGGTGCAGGACCCGGCCCAATCGCACCTCACCTGGGCCCATGAGGAGCTCACGAGCCGTCCGGTCACCCCGGTCACCAGGCGTGAGCTGCACGAGTTCGGACTCGTTCTGTACGGCGAGGCACCAATTGCCCTTCTGCCACGGGTGACCGACCGGCAGCTCGCCGAGTTCGTCGTCAAGGACCTGGAGGGCTTCTGGCGGCCGTCGCTGGACCACCCGGAATGGTGGGACCGCGACGTCTGGGTCGACCTCGGCCTGCTGACCCTGGCCAGAGCGACGGTGACCATGCAGGACGGCAGGCTGATCACCAAGGCCGAAGCGCTGGACGTACTCACCCAACTGGGCGCCCCCGCAGAGGTCGTGGACGACATCAGGCAGCGCCGTTACGGCGCCCCCGGCCCGGCCTCGCCTCAGTGGATCGCCCGCCGCGCGGAGCTGGCCCTCACCTTTCTCAGGCTCGCGATCGAGCAGGTCGTGACAGACGGAACAGACGTCAGCTCCCCGACCGCGCGTCCGGCGCCGGGAAGGTCTCGCGGAGCGTGA
- a CDS encoding DUF3291 domain-containing protein — MTTSAGHQLAQVNIARLLAPIDSPQLAGFVAALDPVNALADRADGFVWRLVEGESGNATALRIFGDDWMLVNMSVWRDPAALEAYVYSEEHRAVLRRRREWFEKPAEAMTALWWVPAGHRPTGAEAEQRLVTLRSKGPTAEAFTLRETFPAPDARSGS; from the coding sequence ATGACGACTTCCGCCGGACACCAGCTCGCCCAGGTCAACATAGCCCGACTGCTCGCCCCGATCGACAGTCCGCAGCTGGCCGGCTTCGTCGCCGCCCTGGACCCGGTCAACGCCCTTGCGGACCGGGCGGACGGCTTCGTCTGGCGGCTCGTCGAGGGCGAGAGCGGGAACGCCACCGCGCTGCGGATCTTCGGGGACGACTGGATGCTCGTCAACATGTCCGTCTGGCGTGACCCGGCGGCGCTGGAGGCCTACGTCTACAGCGAGGAGCACCGTGCGGTGCTGCGCCGCCGCCGCGAGTGGTTCGAGAAGCCGGCCGAGGCGATGACCGCCCTGTGGTGGGTCCCGGCCGGCCACCGGCCCACGGGGGCGGAGGCCGAGCAGCGCCTCGTCACCCTGCGGTCCAAGGGCCCGACGGCGGAGGCCTTCACGCTCCGCGAGACCTTCCCGGCGCCGGACGCGCGGTCGGGGAGCTGA
- a CDS encoding pyridoxal phosphate-dependent aminotransferase gives MEFRQSSKLTGVCYEIRGPVVDQANALEEAGHSVLRLNTGNPAPFGFEAPEEILQDIIRNLPNAHGYSDSRGILPARRAVVQYYQQRGVAGVTVNDVYLGNGASELIQMAVQALVDDGDEVLVPAPDFPLWTAVVRLAGGKAVHYLCDEEAEWYPDLDDIASKITDRTKAIVVINPNNPTGAVYPKELLEGILELARRHGLMVLADEIYDKILYDGVEHHCLAALSDDVVTLTFNGLSKAYRVAGFRSGWLVVSGPKQHAKDYLEGLTMLAGMRLCPNVPAQYAVQAALGGHQSIHDLTLPNGRLTEQRDVTWRALNELPGVSCVKPKGALYAFAKLDPAVHRIVDDEQFVLDLLLREKIHIVQGTGFNWPRPDHFRFVTLPRADDLETAISRIGRFLTTYRQ, from the coding sequence ATGGAGTTTCGGCAGTCCAGCAAGCTGACGGGCGTGTGCTACGAGATCCGCGGCCCGGTGGTCGACCAGGCGAACGCACTGGAGGAGGCCGGGCACAGCGTGCTCCGGCTGAACACCGGCAACCCGGCCCCGTTCGGCTTCGAGGCGCCGGAGGAGATCCTCCAGGACATCATCCGCAACCTCCCCAACGCGCACGGCTACAGCGACTCGCGCGGCATCCTGCCCGCCCGCCGGGCGGTGGTGCAGTACTACCAGCAGCGCGGCGTCGCCGGGGTCACGGTCAATGACGTCTACCTGGGCAACGGGGCCTCCGAGCTGATCCAGATGGCCGTCCAGGCGCTGGTCGACGACGGCGACGAAGTACTCGTCCCCGCACCGGACTTCCCGCTCTGGACGGCGGTCGTCCGGCTGGCCGGCGGCAAGGCGGTGCACTACCTGTGCGACGAGGAGGCGGAGTGGTACCCCGACCTCGACGACATCGCCTCGAAGATCACCGACCGCACCAAGGCCATCGTCGTCATCAACCCCAACAACCCGACCGGCGCGGTCTACCCGAAGGAGCTCCTGGAGGGCATCCTCGAACTCGCCCGCCGGCACGGCCTGATGGTGCTCGCCGACGAGATCTACGACAAGATCCTCTACGACGGCGTCGAGCACCACTGCCTCGCCGCCCTCTCCGACGACGTGGTGACGCTGACCTTCAACGGCCTCTCCAAGGCCTACCGGGTGGCCGGCTTCCGCAGCGGCTGGCTGGTGGTCTCCGGCCCCAAGCAGCACGCCAAGGACTACCTGGAGGGGCTCACCATGCTCGCGGGCATGCGCCTGTGCCCCAACGTCCCGGCCCAGTACGCCGTTCAGGCGGCCCTCGGCGGCCACCAGAGCATCCACGACCTCACCCTGCCGAACGGCCGCCTCACCGAGCAGCGCGACGTCACCTGGCGCGCGCTCAACGAGCTGCCGGGCGTCAGCTGCGTCAAGCCCAAGGGCGCCCTCTACGCCTTCGCAAAGCTGGACCCGGCCGTCCACCGGATCGTCGACGACGAGCAGTTCGTCCTGGACCTGCTGCTCCGCGAGAAGATCCACATCGTCCAGGGCACCGGCTTCAACTGGCCCCGCCCCGACCACTTCCGGTTCGTCACCCTCCCCCGGGCCGACGACCTGGAGACGGCCATCAGCCGCATCGGCCGCTTCCTGACGACCTACCGGCAGTGA
- a CDS encoding GNAT family N-acetyltransferase, with translation MPIRLTPLSDPDRGPSGHRLAWLASDDTGIPVGSAFLRVFTRAGQDHLAELELHVHPAERRSGTGSRLLEAAVAAAGEERRRCVIAQAEAGSPGEGFLRARGFRRVLGLTYARLALAEADLGALSEIVAQPHAGYRLAWWDGTVPEELAQTFTASRRAMDDMPMDDTDYGTVIWDVERVRAAAEAVAKRGDLLHTVVAVDESDGSIAGFTELVVPGDGKGDAQHYGTGVLPEHRGHGLARWMKAESIRQARERHPELGGLLADTADSNTYMRGINDALGYRPTHRTVEYQVDL, from the coding sequence TTGCCGATCCGTCTCACCCCGCTGTCCGATCCCGACCGCGGCCCGTCCGGCCACCGCCTGGCCTGGCTGGCGTCCGACGACACGGGCATCCCGGTGGGGTCCGCGTTCCTCCGGGTCTTCACCCGGGCCGGGCAGGACCACCTCGCCGAGCTCGAACTCCACGTCCACCCCGCCGAGCGCCGCAGCGGCACCGGTTCCCGCTTGCTGGAGGCGGCGGTGGCCGCCGCCGGGGAGGAGCGCCGACGCTGCGTCATCGCCCAGGCGGAGGCAGGATCGCCGGGGGAGGGCTTCCTCCGGGCCAGGGGATTCCGCCGGGTGCTCGGCCTCACCTACGCCCGGCTGGCACTGGCGGAGGCAGACCTCGGCGCGCTCTCCGAGATCGTCGCGCAGCCGCACGCCGGCTACCGGCTGGCCTGGTGGGACGGCACCGTCCCCGAGGAGCTCGCCCAGACCTTCACCGCGTCCCGCCGGGCCATGGACGACATGCCGATGGACGACACCGACTACGGCACGGTGATCTGGGACGTCGAGCGGGTCCGGGCGGCGGCGGAGGCCGTGGCCAAGCGCGGCGACCTCCTGCACACCGTGGTCGCGGTCGACGAGTCGGACGGCTCGATCGCCGGGTTCACCGAGCTGGTCGTGCCGGGCGACGGCAAGGGCGACGCCCAGCACTACGGCACCGGCGTGCTCCCCGAACACCGCGGCCACGGCCTCGCCCGCTGGATGAAGGCCGAGTCGATCCGCCAGGCCCGCGAGCGCCACCCCGAACTCGGCGGCCTGCTGGCCGACACCGCCGACAGCAACACCTACATGCGCGGCATCAACGACGCCCTCGGCTACCGGCCCACCCACCGGACGGTCGAGTACCAGGTCGACCTCTGA